One window of the Maylandia zebra isolate NMK-2024a linkage group LG19, Mzebra_GT3a, whole genome shotgun sequence genome contains the following:
- the myct1b gene encoding myc target protein 1 homolog, with translation MAQNKTDPSLEIDKSFNLGDMILAFCLSVLVGLLLGALIYVLLTWASRRRATARITRHSKKKSGASQTNDATSSQLGLYRSTFLSVYRQPSLEPVGPLGSKPGAETSTFRPLPKKSRPALDMGDDTQVSEDAAPSNSSDSASLVSNKRHSFWLGNNGLKGFLPSQTPPPAYDTVIHAFEETCT, from the exons ATGGCACAAAATAAAACGGATCCCTCTTTGGAAATAGACAAATCATTCAATCTGG GCGATATGATTCTAGCCTTCTGTTTATCTGTGCTTGTGGGCCTGCTGCTGGGTGCTTTGATCTACGTTCTGCTGACCTGGGCATCCAGGCGCCGGGCTACAGCCAGGATCACCAGGCACTCCAAAAAGAAATCTGGCGCTTCACAAACAAACGATGCCACGAGCAGCCAGCTGGGCCTGTACCGAAGCACTTTTTTGAGCGTCTACAGACAGCCCTCTCTCGAGCCAGTTGGCCCCCTGGGGAGTAAGCCAGGTGCAGAGACATCCACGTTTCGCCCACTGCCCAAGAAGAGCAGGCCTGCCCTAGATATGGGAGATGACACCCAGGTGTCTGAGGATGCAGCGCCTTCAAACTCATCTGATTCAGCATCGCTTGTGTCAAACAAGAGGCATTCCTTCTGGCTGGGCAACAATGGCCTTAAAGGTTTTCTACCCTCGCAGACGCCCCCTCCTGCATATGACACTGTTATCCATGCCTTTGAAGAGACTTGCACCTGA